DNA sequence from the Chitinophaga flava genome:
GGAAAAAGAATACATGCACTACACTGGTTACCCAGGTGGTCAGAGAATTGAACTGGCTAAGGATCTGATCCGTCGCCGTCCAGAGGTAATGATTGAAAAGGCGATCAAAGGTATGTTGCCTAAAAACCGTCTCGGTCGTAAAATGTACAAAAAACTGTTTGTATACGCCGGCACAGAACATCCTCATGCAGCGCAGAAACCAAAACCATTAACTTTCTAATTTTTCTCTGATACATGGAAAAGCAAAAAAATACAATAGGTCGTCGTAAGGAAGCTGTTGCCCGCGTGTATATCAACAAGGGTACCGGTAACATTACTGTTAACGACAAGGATTATAAAAACTACTTTTCTCTGATCTACCTGCAAAATCAGGTGGAGCTCCCTTTCAAAACCATCGATGCGCTCGATAAATTTGACGTAAAGATCAATGCACAGGGTGGCGGTATTAAAGGACAGGCGGAAGCGATTAAACTGGGTATTGCGCGTGCACTGTGCGAAGTGAACATCGAGTTCCGTCCCGCACTGAAAGCAGCAGGTCTGCTGAAACGTGATCCTAGAAGCGTAGAACGTAAGAAACCAGGTAAAGCGAAAGCAAGAAGAAGCTTCCAGTTCTCTAAACGCTAATTTTGAGTACTTAGCTATTATCGCTAAACATTATTTGATCCTTTTAATTGAGCAATATAAACATGGAAAATAATACCTCATTGCAGCAGCAGTTACTGGAGGCAGGTGTTCACTTCGGTCACCTGAAGAAGAAATGGAATCCTAAAATGCTGCCTTATATTTTCGCAGAAAAGAAAGGTATTCATATCATTGATCTGAACAAAACCGTTGAAGGTTTACAGGAAGCAGCAGCTGCCCTGAAATCTATCGCAAAAAGCGGTAAAAAGATCATGTTCGTTGCTACTAAAAAGCAAGCGAAAGAAATCGTAGCAGACGCTGCGCGTAACATCAACATGCCTTTCGTTACAGAAAGATGGTTAGGTGGTATGCTCACCAACTTCTCTACTATCCGTAAGAGTGTGAAGAAAATGCAGAGCATCGAAAAAATGCTGCAGGACGGAACTTTCGACAACATCACTAAAAAAGAACGTCTGACTTTAAGCCGTGATAAAGAGAAAATGGAAAAAGTGCTGGGTGGTATTGCCCAACTGGCACGTGTTCCAGCCGCTCTGTTCATGGTGGATATCAGCCACGAACACATTGCTCTGGCAGAAGCTAAACGTCTGGGCATTGTTACCTTCGGTATGGTAGATACCAACTCCGATCCTAGCAAAGTTGACTTCGCTATCCCTGCGAACGATGATGCTACTAAATCTATCGCTATCATCACCAGCTACATCTGCGCAGCAATCGCAGAAGGTCTGTCTGAAAGAGCTACTGAGAAATCTGAAGAAGTAGAAGAGGAAGAAGAAGCAGACGATAAAGCACGCAAATTCGAAGTAGAAGGCGGTGAAGATCGTGAAAGAGGTCGCAGAAGCCAAGGTGGCGGCGGCCAGGGTGGCGGTAACCGTGGCGGTGGCCAGGGTGGCGGCAACCGTGGTGGTGGCCAGGGTGGTAACCGTGGCGGTGGCCAGGGTGGTAACCGTGGTGGCCAGGGTGGCAACCGTGGCGGTCAAGGTGGTGGCGGACAACGTCGTCCTGCCAACGCTGGCGGCGGTGCTCCTAGAAAACCAGGTGCCGGTAAATAATATCAATCGATACTCTCGATATTTTATCTAAAATGCAGCGAAGACACCCTTCGCTGCATTTTAGATAATTAAATCCCGAAACAAAACTTTAATACTCTTAAATCAATATAGCTCATGGCAACAATTACAGCAGCTGATGTAAACAAACTGCGTCAGCAAACTGGTGCGGGTATGATGGATTGCAGAAAAGCACTGGTAGAAAGTGAAGGCGATTTCGAAAAAGCAGTAGACTACCTGCGTAAGAAAGGTCAAAAAGTAGCTGCTCTCCGTTCCGACCGCGAAACTAAAGAAGGTGTTATCATCGCTAAAGTAGCTGCTGATGGTAAATCCGGTGTAGTAGTAGGTCTGGGTTGTGAAACTGACTTCGTAGCTAAAAACGAAGACTTCGTGAAATTTGCACAGGCTATCGTTGATCTGGCTCTGGCTAAAGGTATCAAAACTATTGAAGACCTGAACGCCGCTGAACTGGATGGCGCTACCGTTGCTGATAAAGTAAACGACCAGGTTGCTAAAATCGGTGAAAAAATCACCCTGAATAAATTCGAATTCGTAGAAGCTGGTGGCGTTACTGCCTACATCCACGGTAACTACCGTATGGGTGTACTCGTAGCTTTCTCTAAACCTGTTTCTGAAGAAGTAGGTAAAGACATCGCTATGCAGATCGCTGCTATGAGCCCAATCGCTGTTGATGCTGACAGCGTTCCTGCCGACTTAATCGCACGCGAAAAAGAAATCGCTGTTGAACAAGTAAAAGCAGAAGGTAAACCAGCTGAAATGGCTGAGAAAATCGCTGCCGGTAAAGTGAACAAATTCTTCAAAGAAAGCACCCTGCTGCAACAAGCTTTTGTTAAGGATAACAACAAATCCGTAGCAGATTACCTGAAATCAGTAGATGCTGACCTGAAAGTAAACAGCTTTAAGCGAATCGCTTTAGGTTAATACAATCATATTATTAAAAAGGAGAGAATACGGTTCTCTCCTTTTTTTTGCGCACTGTAAATCCAGTCGACGGCATACACCTGCATAACAACAAAATCATCGACATTTTGCTTTCCCTTGCAGCTTTTTGCCATTTAATTGTATCTTAGGATACCGTAATTACATTAGCAAATCACAATCTTACAATATTTTATAGCGTCATGTTGCCAAAGTATAAGCGTATTTTGCTCAAATTGAGCGGTGAGGCCCTTATGGGAGATGCAAATTATGGTATTGATCATAAGGTAATTACCCAGTATGCCTACGATATCAAAGCTGTTACCGACCTGGGTGTTCAGGTGGCCATCGTCATCGGTGGTGGTAACATCTACCGTGGAATGAATGAAGCCGAAACCGGCATTGAAAGAGCCCAGGGTGACTATATGGGCATGCTCGCCACCGTGATTAACGGAATGGCCCTGCAAAGCGGACTGGAGAAAATAGGGCTCTATACCCGCCTCCAATCAGCTATCAAAATGGAACAAATCGCAGAACCTTATATCCGCCGCCGCGCTATCCGCCACGTGGAAAAAGGTCGCGTGGTTATATTCGGCGCCGGTACCGGTAACCCGTACTTTACTACCGATACCGCCGCATCACTCCGTGCTATCGAAATACAGGCCGATGTAATCCTTAAAGGAACCCGCGTAGACGGTATCTATACCGCCGACCCTGAAAAGGATGCCACCGCCACCCGCTTCGAAACCATTACCTTCTCTGAAGTATATCAGAAATCACTCAACGTAATGGATATGACAGCATTCACCCTCTGCCAGGAAAATAAACTGCCTATCATCGTATTTGACATGAACAAACCAGGTAATCTCCTGAACGTAATCATGGGCAAAAACGTAGGTACCCTGGTGAAAGGTTAAGATACCATTTCTCTAAAAGACAAAGACCTGAGCAATGTCCATCATCGCTCAGGTCTTTGTCTTTTTAATATCCTTGTCTGTTACTGTTTCTTCATAACACTCTTCAGCTCCGTAAACGGAATAAACAACGTTACCTGACCCAACGCATATGGCCCTATCTCATAGGGTACATAACTGAAAGCAACCCCCTTACCTGTAACAATAAAGTTGTTATTGGGGACTATCGTCTTTACCAGCAGACTCTGATCCAGTGACTCATCTTCATCTATATGGAACTTCTTCCGGAAAGCCTTATCCAGCAAGGGAGACAACACGTCCTTATAACCCGGTTTGAAGAAGTCGTCTGGTGTCAGCACTTTGTGTTTGGAGAGGTCCAGCGTTTGATAGGTAGCTCCCCAGTTGCCATGTGCTCCACCAGTAAAATCGTAGGCATACTTCTCTATCACCAGCAAAGGCCAGGTGTTCCATACTACCTTCATATCGCTTTCTGTAGTCCAGTTCCAGGAAGCAGACTGTCCGTCTGCTATATCGCTGGTATCGGCATCCTTGGCGGCTATACGATAACTGGTCACAAAGGAATCAATGGCTCTTCTTACAAACTGCTGAGGATCGCTAATGCGTACGTCGCCAGTGATCTCCCTACGGAGAAATGCCGACAGGGTACTGTCTGTGCTGGAGTCTGGCCAGATAATACTATTGGAAGCAACTCCCAGTGGTGAGCCCGCAAAGGAGGGAAGCAGCCTGATAGAATCAGCACTGTAGAAAACCTGCAACTGCTGTGCTTTCCGAAGATCTGTATGCAGCTCAAAATGATAAGATGTACTGTCGCCATGCCATACTCCCTTGAAGACACCATCATCGTTGAGTGTGCCTCCGAAAAAACGTTCTTCCTCCCGATTGCTGTTATCTTCGTAAATCTTTACCTGGTCTGCATCCTGGCTTCCCCATATACTGATGGGAACGCCGGTACTGTCGTAACAATAATAACCACGGTACAGGTTAGGAGCTGTTTTCATCAGTTGCATGGTGATATGCCGATCTCCTATGGCGCCTTTCAGCTGGGTATAATAATACGGGGTGCTGGCCAGCGGTACCACTATACTGGTGCTGTCACTTTTAGCCTTTTCTTGCTTGCCGCTATTACAGGCAGGCAACAAGCCACCAGCCAGTAATAGTAATAGGAGTACTCTTTTCATACTATGATTTATATCAGGTCGCCCAAAATTACTATTATCCTTCCATACCTTTGTTTACAGGTTTGAACCAATTAAATATTTACAACATGTTGAACCAGAAAGTAGCTGATCTGAGAAAAGACTATAAGCTGGCCTCCCTGGATGAGAGTGATGTAGCGCCTGGTCCTCTGCAGCAATTCGAAAGATGGTGGCAGGATGCTCTTTCCAGCGAGATAGATGAACCTAATGCCATGACACTGGCTACCAGTACCCCGGATGGCCGTCCTTCAGCCCGTATTGTATTGTTGAAGGGTTTTAATGAAGAAGGGTTTATGTTTTTCACTAACTATGAAAGCCGTAAAGGTCACGAGCTGGCAGAGAATCCTCGGGTGACGCTGCTGTTTTTCTGGCGTGAACTGGAGCGGCAGGTACGTATAGAGGGTACCGTTACCAAAGCTGCTGCGGCCGTCAGCAATGAGTATTACAACAGCCGTCCGCTGGGCAGTAGGATAGGAGCTATCGCTTCGCCGCAAAGCAAGGTGATTTCCGGCCGTACTTTCCTGGAAGAGCAGGTAGCGCAGGTAGCCGCAAAATGTGAACAGGAAGCGCCTCAAAGGCCCGATTACTGGGGTGGATATGTTGTGAAGCCGGAAGTGATAGAATTCTGGCAGGGAAGAAGCAGCCGCTTACACGACCGTATTTTGTATACCCTTACTGCAGATGGCAGCTGGAAGATAGAAAGACTGGCACCATAACCAGTGAAGATAGTATGGAGGGATTTGGTGATGGATATGTATTACAATATTACATTTCCAATCATCAAATCCCTTTATCATTAAGCTTTGTTCTCAGCTTTAGGAGCCGCTGCAGCAGCAGATTTCCTGGTTCTTGCTGGTCTAACTTTACCGAAAGATTTGCTGAAGATTTTACCTTTTTTGGTTTTAATATCTCCTCTACCCATAACAAATAATTTGAAATTTGTGGTTTTGTAAAATGATGTTATCAGGCTGCAAAATACGCCAATTCGCTTAAATAGTCTACAGCCTGGCTTTTATATAAAAAAAAAGCAAGAAACATGATTGTTCCTTGCTTGAATAAGTTGTGCTAACTGATTAGAGCTTGTCGGATAAAGCTTTACCAGCTTTGAATTTAGCAACTTTTTTAGCTTTGATCTTGATGATCTGGCCAGTCTGTGGGTTTCTACCGTTACGTGCAGCACGTTTAGAAACGGAGAAAGTACCAAAACCAACTAAAGTTACTTTGCCACCTTTTTTCAGGGTGTCAGCAACAGCTTTGGTGAAAGAATCCAGCGCTTCGTTAGCTTGGGTTTTAGTGATACCTGCGTCTTTAGCAAGCTTGTCGATTAATTCGGCTTTGTTCATAGTTAGTAAGATTTAACTAGTGAAAAAATGTTTGATGTGAGCAAATATAGCGCGTTTTATCAGATTACCAAATTTTTTACAACTTTTTTATAGAAAATTTTATCGGCTGAAAAAGGCTACTGGTAACGGTTACAGCTGATTGGGGTCCTGAGTGCTAAAGGATGAAACTTTAGCAGCTTTCTACAGAACTGTGGCCCATAGCAACTTTCCCGGCTTTTTATCATTAAACGCAGGTTCATTTCAAGTATTGTACCAAAGTCCGGACACCTTGAAAATAGTGAATTTCCTGTGGATAAATTTAATTGTTAAGCATCAATTAAATGCTCTCCATAACGGTGTGAAAGGCGATAAAACGGTCACCGAAAAGGTCGTAACCCCTTTGCCGCAGGGTATTTGCCTGCACTGCCTGAAAGGTTTGGTAGTGCTCCAGACTATCGGTGAAGAACTGTGTAACGTAAGTTGGTCCTTCTGAATCGTCCTGCTCCAGCAACCGGCAGATACGGGAATCGCTGAAAAGACCGGTGCTCAATACTGCAGGAATATGCTCTTCCTGCATCCATTGTAGCCACTGTAGATGCACATCTGTGGCTACTTTTGTTGTAACATTATAAATGATCATGGTATATCTCTCAATAAAAAATCCATCTGTCTGAATGAGCTAAAACCGCTTATAACGCCAGTTCCAGGAATACCGGACAATGGTCGGAGTGTTTTACTTCCTGGTAAATAGTCGCGTGTTTCAGCTTTTCCTTCAAGGGAGCTGTAACGTTGATGTAGTCTATGCGCCAGCCTTTGTTATTGTTCCGGGCGTTGGCACGGAAGCTCCACCAGCTGTACTGGTGCGGGTTTGGATTAAACTGCCGGAAGGAATCCACAAAACCGCTTTCGAAGAAACGGTCCATCCAGGCCCTTTCTTCTGGTAAAAAGCCGGTTGAGTTTTTGTTGCTCACCGGATCATGTATGTCGATAGGCTTGTGACAAATGTTGTAATCCCCGCACAGCACCAGGTTGGGCCGTGTTTTCTTCAGCTCATCAAGATGTTCAAAAAACTCATCCAGCCACTGATATTTATAGGTCTGCCGTTCATCGCCGCTGGTACCGGAAGGGAAGTAGGTATTGATCAGGGTCAGATTACCGAAATCAAGGCGGATAAAACGTCCTTCTGCATCGCTCTGGACATGACCACTACCATAGTGTACCTGATCGGGTTTTATGCGGGTAAGAACCGCAACACCGCTGTAACCTTTTTTCTGGGCGGGAAACCAGTAATGTTCATAACCCAGCTCTTCAAACTTTTTGAAGTCCACGTTGTCCTGGTGGGCTTTGATTTCCTGGAGGCAAACGACATCAGCAGGGTCTGTTTGCAGCCATTCTGTAAAACCTTTAGTCATAGCCGAACGGAGGCCATTCACATTGTAGGATATGATTCTCATGTTGAAGATGTTTAAAGGGAATTACGAATTTGGGCGAAGATCTGCTCTTCGCCCAAGTCCATAATGTGTTATCTGCAATTGATTAATTATATGTCATATTCCAGGTTGGGACGCAGCCACTTCTCTGCTTCCTCTACACTCCAGCCTTTACGGTCGGCGTAGTCGGTCACCTGGTCTTTTTCAATTTTACCGAGGCCGAAATATTTTGCCTCAGGGTTGGCAAAATACCATCCACTTACGCTGGCGGCAGGATACATAGCCAGAGATTCTGTGAGGGTGATGCCGGTGTTTTTGGTGGCATCGAGGAGCTCAAACAGCTTGTATTTCTCTGTATGCTCCGGACAGGCAGGGTAGCCTGGTGCCGGCCTGATACCGGCGTATTCTTCCCGGATCAGGGCTTCATTGCTCAGGTGCTCTTCGCTGGCATATCCCCAGAACTCTTTACGTACGCGCTCGTGCATCAGTTCTGTAAAAGCTTCTGCCAGCCTGTCTGCCAGCGCTTTCAGCATAATGCTGTTATAATCGTCGTGTTCTTCCTTGAATTTCTCCAACCATTTTTCGATGCCGATACCCGCTGTAACAGCGAATCCGCCGATATAATCTGTTTTACCGGCAGATGCAGGGGCAATGTAATCGGCAAGGGATTGGTTGGGCTGTCCGGGCGCTTTTTTGATCTGCTGCCGGAGGAACTCCAGTTTTACTGGTGCTATCTCCGCCTGCTCCGGCGACACCTGGATGGTATCGGGGGCAACGCTGTTGGCAGGATAAATACCGATGACAGCTTTGGCGCCCAGCCATTTTTCGCGGATCACCCGGTCCAGCAGTTCACGGGCATCTTTGTAAAGCCGGGTGGCTTCCTGGCCTACTACTTCGTCGGTCAGGATCTGCGGGAATTTACCATGCAGTTCCCAGGCGATGAAGAACGGCTGCCAGTCAATGTATTGGGCGATCTCTGCGAGATCGTAGTCTTCGAAGGTTTTGATGCCGGTAAACCGGGGCTTCACCGGAGTGAAAGCATCCCAATTGATGGCTGCTTTATTTTGCTGTGCTGCTGCAAATGGAAGGTACTGCTTAACGGGTTTTTTGTTTCTGAAAGACTCGTTCAGTTTTGTATACTCTTCCTGTATGGTGGCCAGGAAGTCTTTTTTCAGGGCCTTGTTGAGCAGACTGCCGGTTACGGTCACGCTGCGGGAAGCATCGAGTACGTGTACTACTCCATGTGCATACTCCTGTGCGATCTTCACCGCGGTATGGGTACGGGAGGTAGTGGCTCCGCCGATGATCAGCGGGATATCGAAGTCCTGCCTTTTCAGTTCACGGGCTACATGCACCATTTCGTCCAGGCTGGGGGTGATCAGGCCGCTGAGGCCGATGATATCTACCTTTTCCTGGCGGGCAGCCTGCAGGATTTTTTCTGCAGGCACCATTACACCGAGGTCAATGATTTCATATCCGTTAC
Encoded proteins:
- the rpsI gene encoding 30S ribosomal protein S9, with product MEKQKNTIGRRKEAVARVYINKGTGNITVNDKDYKNYFSLIYLQNQVELPFKTIDALDKFDVKINAQGGGIKGQAEAIKLGIARALCEVNIEFRPALKAAGLLKRDPRSVERKKPGKAKARRSFQFSKR
- the rpsB gene encoding 30S ribosomal protein S2 gives rise to the protein MENNTSLQQQLLEAGVHFGHLKKKWNPKMLPYIFAEKKGIHIIDLNKTVEGLQEAAAALKSIAKSGKKIMFVATKKQAKEIVADAARNINMPFVTERWLGGMLTNFSTIRKSVKKMQSIEKMLQDGTFDNITKKERLTLSRDKEKMEKVLGGIAQLARVPAALFMVDISHEHIALAEAKRLGIVTFGMVDTNSDPSKVDFAIPANDDATKSIAIITSYICAAIAEGLSERATEKSEEVEEEEEADDKARKFEVEGGEDRERGRRSQGGGGQGGGNRGGGQGGGNRGGGQGGNRGGGQGGNRGGQGGNRGGQGGGGQRRPANAGGGAPRKPGAGK
- the tsf gene encoding translation elongation factor Ts: MATITAADVNKLRQQTGAGMMDCRKALVESEGDFEKAVDYLRKKGQKVAALRSDRETKEGVIIAKVAADGKSGVVVGLGCETDFVAKNEDFVKFAQAIVDLALAKGIKTIEDLNAAELDGATVADKVNDQVAKIGEKITLNKFEFVEAGGVTAYIHGNYRMGVLVAFSKPVSEEVGKDIAMQIAAMSPIAVDADSVPADLIAREKEIAVEQVKAEGKPAEMAEKIAAGKVNKFFKESTLLQQAFVKDNNKSVADYLKSVDADLKVNSFKRIALG
- the pyrH gene encoding UMP kinase translates to MLPKYKRILLKLSGEALMGDANYGIDHKVITQYAYDIKAVTDLGVQVAIVIGGGNIYRGMNEAETGIERAQGDYMGMLATVINGMALQSGLEKIGLYTRLQSAIKMEQIAEPYIRRRAIRHVEKGRVVIFGAGTGNPYFTTDTAASLRAIEIQADVILKGTRVDGIYTADPEKDATATRFETITFSEVYQKSLNVMDMTAFTLCQENKLPIIVFDMNKPGNLLNVIMGKNVGTLVKG
- a CDS encoding DUF3298 and DUF4163 domain-containing protein, which codes for MKRVLLLLLLAGGLLPACNSGKQEKAKSDSTSIVVPLASTPYYYTQLKGAIGDRHITMQLMKTAPNLYRGYYCYDSTGVPISIWGSQDADQVKIYEDNSNREEERFFGGTLNDDGVFKGVWHGDSTSYHFELHTDLRKAQQLQVFYSADSIRLLPSFAGSPLGVASNSIIWPDSSTDSTLSAFLRREITGDVRISDPQQFVRRAIDSFVTSYRIAAKDADTSDIADGQSASWNWTTESDMKVVWNTWPLLVIEKYAYDFTGGAHGNWGATYQTLDLSKHKVLTPDDFFKPGYKDVLSPLLDKAFRKKFHIDEDESLDQSLLVKTIVPNNNFIVTGKGVAFSYVPYEIGPYALGQVTLFIPFTELKSVMKKQ
- the pdxH gene encoding pyridoxamine 5'-phosphate oxidase; translation: MLNQKVADLRKDYKLASLDESDVAPGPLQQFERWWQDALSSEIDEPNAMTLATSTPDGRPSARIVLLKGFNEEGFMFFTNYESRKGHELAENPRVTLLFFWRELERQVRIEGTVTKAAAAVSNEYYNSRPLGSRIGAIASPQSKVISGRTFLEEQVAQVAAKCEQEAPQRPDYWGGYVVKPEVIEFWQGRSSRLHDRILYTLTADGSWKIERLAP
- a CDS encoding 30S ribosomal protein THX gives rise to the protein MGRGDIKTKKGKIFSKSFGKVRPARTRKSAAAAAPKAENKA
- a CDS encoding HU family DNA-binding protein; this encodes MNKAELIDKLAKDAGITKTQANEALDSFTKAVADTLKKGGKVTLVGFGTFSVSKRAARNGRNPQTGQIIKIKAKKVAKFKAGKALSDKL
- a CDS encoding DUF4286 family protein, which encodes MIIYNVTTKVATDVHLQWLQWMQEEHIPAVLSTGLFSDSRICRLLEQDDSEGPTYVTQFFTDSLEHYQTFQAVQANTLRQRGYDLFGDRFIAFHTVMESI
- a CDS encoding exodeoxyribonuclease III; the encoded protein is MRIISYNVNGLRSAMTKGFTEWLQTDPADVVCLQEIKAHQDNVDFKKFEELGYEHYWFPAQKKGYSGVAVLTRIKPDQVHYGSGHVQSDAEGRFIRLDFGNLTLINTYFPSGTSGDERQTYKYQWLDEFFEHLDELKKTRPNLVLCGDYNICHKPIDIHDPVSNKNSTGFLPEERAWMDRFFESGFVDSFRQFNPNPHQYSWWSFRANARNNNKGWRIDYINVTAPLKEKLKHATIYQEVKHSDHCPVFLELAL